In the genome of Maribacter forsetii DSM 18668, the window CTTCTTCAATTAAAACTTTTGGATATATAATACAATCCAACTGTTCTTTATATGTTGAAATATATGCGAAATATTCTTCTTTTAACGAATCATGCAAAGGTTCTGCTTGTGGTAATTCTTCTTTTAAAGGATCAACCTGCCTACCATTTTTCCAGAAACGATAACATACATGTGGTCCTCCTGTATTTCCCGTCATACCGATCCAACCAATTACGTCTCCTTGACGCACAAATTCTCCCTTTTTAACTTTTTGGGCTTTCATATGAAGATACTGGGTAGAATACGTTCCGTTATGTCTAATCTTTACATATTTACCGTTACCACCTCTTCTTGTTGATTCTACGACAGTACCATCTGCAGTGGCCATAATTGGTGTTCCTATAGGTGCGGCATAATCCGTACCCTTATGTGGGCGCAATTTGTAACCATAATACTTAATTCTTCTTTTAAGATTATATCTAGATGATAACCTACCGTACTCTACCGGCATTCTTAAAAAAGTTCTCCTTAGGTTGTTTGCATTTTCATCGAAATAATCAACCAAACTTCTTAACGAATCGTTTTCATAAGCAAAAGCATAAATAGGTTTACCATTATGCTCAAAATATGCGGCTTCAATTGGCTCTGCACCGGCATACACCGTATCGTTTATAAATCTCTCATTATAGACAATCTTGAACTTATCGTTCTTTTGCAATCTAGAAAAATCAATAGTCCAAGCATATACGTTTGCTAAATTGTGCGTAACATTATAATCTACGCCTTGATCTAATATGGCTTCAGACAAACTAGATTCTATAACCCCGGAAACCTCTCTTTGAACAAACTTAACCTTGTTTTTATTTTTATACACCTTTACACTATCTCGTAAATCTACTACCGTATAATTTATTGGATCGTTCTCATAAATAAATACCTGAGCTTGCGCCGTAGTATCTCTAGACTGTAAAATTGTATATGGCTTACCTACGCGAATTTTACGTACATCAAAACTATCTCTAAAATTCTCTGAAACCTCCAGTACTTTTGGATAAGCTACTTTGTTATCCTGCATTAACTCACCAAAGCTATCTCCATACCTAACAGTATCAAATTTAACATTGAATTCATCTAAATTGAAACCAAATCTCTCATTGACCTCTGGTACTTCTATGACCTTTACATCTTGAGCTATATCTTTCTTCTCATTATCGGCGTCTTTGCATGATGCAATTACTGTTAATGCCAATAATACCCCCCAATACTTCTGCATTATTCTACTCTTGATTTATCTGGGTTCAGCATATGGTCTACCCATTGTTTACCCCAATTATTTAATTCTTGTTCTGTATATAATCCTGGAAAAAAAACGATTTTTTGAAAACTAGGCGGCAAATACTCTTTCCAATTGGTACCACCCGTTGCATCAATATCCCCTGTGTCTTTTCTTAAATATCTATGAGCCGATCCCATGTGCATTAACTGCCAATTTATATTGGCATTTACATCCAATGTCTTTAACCCTTCCACCAGAGCTTTGTCCTCTCTCTGTTCTTTGGGTAAACTTAAGTATTTATGATATATTGTGGAATTCTCTACCTGTTTTGCTATTCTTATTAGTCTAGGCGTATAACGATACTCAAACTGTTTTAAGGTCAAGGTTTTTTCTCCAGTTTCTATATCCGTAGCCCCTTTTTTCCAATAGATATGTTCATATAATTCTTCTATAGTAGTTTCTGATGAAAATTGAGCTCTTTCTGAAACATGAACCAAATTTTCTAAAGGTGTAGCATACAGCTCAATCATTCTAAATTGTGCAGATTGAAAACCACTTGCAGGCAACAATGCCATACGATACTGTAAAAACTGCTCACGCTCCATACCTTTTATCATTACACTGAATGAAGATATTAGAACTTTATAATAGCTATTGACCCTTCTAACTTTTTCAACAAAAAAATCTAAGTTGTCGCTTTTATCATCTACCAATTGTTTTTGCTCATGCAAAATCAACTTAAAATAAAGCTCGGTAATTTGATGATACATGATGAAAATCTCTTCATCTGGAAAATGCGTTCTTGGTACTTGTAGACTTAATAATGTATCTAGATGAATATAGTCCCAATAAGTAAGATAACGTTGGTGCAACAGCCCATCTAAATAAGAGCTAAGATCTTGCCCTGAATCTTTGTACTTTTCTTCTAATTTAGAGATTTGGGATTTGATCTTCTCTTTATCTTCCATTTAGGGTCTAGTCCATTATAATTTTAAACTGATGCTTAAGACCATTATACCCATCAATATCTGCTTTTATAGCACCTACGGCTAAATCTGCTTTAATTCTTATAGGAATTCGATTATCATCGTTTGAAACCCATAACGATAAACTTTCTTGCTCTTTAAATACACGCCCAGATTGAACTAGAGGTCTAAATTTTAAGCATTCTACTTTACCATATTTTGTATTTAAAACCTCTAAACCTAAATACTTAAGTTTAAAGTTAAATATACCATCATCGTCATAAAGCATTTTCAGGGTAATCGCTTTTCCTACCTCAAGGTCTTCTGTTTTATAGTTATTCCTTAAAAAATAAAAAGCGGATATTAAATCCTGTATATTGTTCTCTAATGTAAAATTAAGCTTTTTCTTGTTTTTCTTATCATTAAGTTCTGCATTAGACGCATTATGGTCAAAGTTTATCTCTACATCTTTGGTATAACCACCTTCATTAATTTTACGAACAAACTTATATGGCTTACCATCTTTCTTATCAAAATAACTTTCATAAGTATCATCTACTTTAAAAAACCAACTAGCTACACCAGTAGTTTCCCCATGCCCAACAACATGATATACAGGTTTATCATCTAGTGTGGTTGAATTTACCTGCAGGGTCGCAAAACTTGCGTTTAAGAATCCATAATGCATTCTAAACTTTAACCATTCCCCTGTCTTAAAGGCAGAATGAGAACTTTGACCTTGGACACCAAAATATGTTAAGATAAGGGTAAGTAAGAATATTTTTTTCATAGTCCTTAGTTTAATGTAAAAATAGTAATAGATAGTTATCGATTACTTTCATTACAATATCTTAAACAAAATTTATTCCAAAGTATTGTTGTATAAAAAAAGCCCAGCTTAAAAACTGGGCTTTTCCTAAATAACCAACCAAACTTTAAATTATGAAAAACCACTACTTAAAGTTGTAAGGGAACCACCCCTTAGCTGATGTAAATTTAAGGCACATTATTCTACCCACAGTACGGTTTAACTTACTTTAATGATAACCTTAACAGTTATTCACACTTAGAATTAATAATTGGGAAATTATTAAGAAATCAAGGAAGATAATAGTCTTTTTTAAAAACTTATCTCAAGTAAGACAACATTAGAACCAATAGCCTATACTTACAAAAAATTGAGACTTATCTATTTCTGGTGTCCAAGAATACATAAGGTTTATAGGACCCAAAAACGACTCCCAACCGCACCCTATTCCATAGCCTGAATATGTTGGCGCTTTAAACCAGTCTCCTGTTCTAAAAAGATCATCATCCACATTAGCAAAATTTGCACTAAACAGTAAATGGTTTTTTTTAAAAATTTCATAATCCAATCTAGCATAGGCTTTTACAAAACTATTACCCGGTAAACTAATAAAATCATACCCTACAAATGGCACAAAATTGTTAATAAAGTCCGTACCATAACCTCCAAGAAGAAAATCGAACGATGTTACATTTGATGTCCCTAATTTAAATCCTCCTTCTGTTTCTACATTTATAGATAACTTATTGATTATTGGCACCGCCATACCCAACCGAGCCTTTGAAACAGAA includes:
- a CDS encoding M23 family metallopeptidase: MQKYWGVLLALTVIASCKDADNEKKDIAQDVKVIEVPEVNERFGFNLDEFNVKFDTVRYGDSFGELMQDNKVAYPKVLEVSENFRDSFDVRKIRVGKPYTILQSRDTTAQAQVFIYENDPINYTVVDLRDSVKVYKNKNKVKFVQREVSGVIESSLSEAILDQGVDYNVTHNLANVYAWTIDFSRLQKNDKFKIVYNERFINDTVYAGAEPIEAAYFEHNGKPIYAFAYENDSLRSLVDYFDENANNLRRTFLRMPVEYGRLSSRYNLKRRIKYYGYKLRPHKGTDYAAPIGTPIMATADGTVVESTRRGGNGKYVKIRHNGTYSTQYLHMKAQKVKKGEFVRQGDVIGWIGMTGNTGGPHVCYRFWKNGRQVDPLKEELPQAEPLHDSLKEEYFAYISTYKEQLDCIIYPKVLIEEEDEDLLTLNQENGTK
- a CDS encoding tryptophan 2,3-dioxygenase family protein yields the protein MEDKEKIKSQISKLEEKYKDSGQDLSSYLDGLLHQRYLTYWDYIHLDTLLSLQVPRTHFPDEEIFIMYHQITELYFKLILHEQKQLVDDKSDNLDFFVEKVRRVNSYYKVLISSFSVMIKGMEREQFLQYRMALLPASGFQSAQFRMIELYATPLENLVHVSERAQFSSETTIEELYEHIYWKKGATDIETGEKTLTLKQFEYRYTPRLIRIAKQVENSTIYHKYLSLPKEQREDKALVEGLKTLDVNANINWQLMHMGSAHRYLRKDTGDIDATGGTNWKEYLPPSFQKIVFFPGLYTEQELNNWGKQWVDHMLNPDKSRVE
- a CDS encoding DUF3108 domain-containing protein, with product MKKIFLLTLILTYFGVQGQSSHSAFKTGEWLKFRMHYGFLNASFATLQVNSTTLDDKPVYHVVGHGETTGVASWFFKVDDTYESYFDKKDGKPYKFVRKINEGGYTKDVEINFDHNASNAELNDKKNKKKLNFTLENNIQDLISAFYFLRNNYKTEDLEVGKAITLKMLYDDDGIFNFKLKYLGLEVLNTKYGKVECLKFRPLVQSGRVFKEQESLSLWVSNDDNRIPIRIKADLAVGAIKADIDGYNGLKHQFKIIMD